The following proteins come from a genomic window of Micromonospora echinofusca:
- a CDS encoding putative bifunctional diguanylate cyclase/phosphodiesterase encodes MAGRGPTGPRSTEYAWLITGPLALIAIVCTTAVGLVAPQPFGGWSLALPLLVAMVAAGLPVLNFTVRRQSLGVTLTEIPLVLAFYLVEPLTVVVIYTVASAATHLRHRFGATKFWFNVGRAAAGSSLAVLVLEALPPVEGVGPATWLKLSLAASMVNLLSLASVAGVHTLLQGWQAGRGTLRQSPPALLAAMINIASGMIVVILIAATWWSLLLLGALLVALALVYRAYAQFFRQHRTLTDMYELSRAVSESGEYGTLPDALLGRVRALMQAEYATLWLPAQGRHPEVLLTARNDAPGLLDFAKTPVVLRERARDAGRTVAVGRGLTTDGDLRAPLSAHRVKDVIVLPLRSGQAVIGTLEVANRLGDSNHFVRTDVPLFETVAAHAAVALENSRLVDRLRHDASHDTLTRLPNRRRITGALEEAVKIRAPGEVVALLLFDVDRLRQVNESLGHAAGDKVLVEVANRLRACVPSSALVGRAGGDEFLVTLRLESAEAAVELAAQLREQIRDEMVFDALTLDVDTAVGVAVHPDHGSDAASLLQRVDLAATAAKSVPGSVQLFSPALESRSLRRLGLAGDLRRALDDGELEVYFQPKVTLRDRRLVGVECLARWEHPAHGTVAPEDFVAVAEHTGQLGRFTELVLREGLRRSRDWTHAGQPLAVAVNLSARTLTDQHFPARVKELLDEYGVAPQLLTLEIKEAGVLDGTDRPIPTLRRLRDLGVRLSVDDFGTGDSSLAHLRRLPVHEVKVDRSFVQGMATDPGDLAIVNAVVTLSQQFGLAVVAEGVESELTLELLQDIGCEIGQGFLFSRPLPYERLEAWFGAQVDPETISPGELPRLRAVP; translated from the coding sequence ATGGCGGGTCGTGGCCCCACCGGCCCCCGCTCGACTGAATACGCGTGGCTGATCACCGGGCCGTTGGCCCTGATCGCCATCGTCTGCACGACGGCGGTCGGCCTCGTGGCGCCGCAGCCGTTCGGCGGGTGGTCGCTCGCGCTGCCACTCCTCGTGGCCATGGTGGCCGCCGGGCTCCCGGTGCTGAACTTCACCGTCCGGCGGCAGTCCCTCGGCGTGACCCTGACCGAGATTCCGCTGGTCCTCGCGTTCTACCTCGTCGAGCCGCTGACGGTCGTCGTGATCTACACGGTCGCGTCGGCGGCGACCCACCTGCGGCACCGGTTCGGCGCGACGAAGTTCTGGTTCAACGTGGGCCGGGCGGCCGCGGGCTCGTCGCTGGCCGTCCTCGTGCTCGAGGCGTTGCCGCCCGTCGAGGGCGTCGGCCCGGCCACCTGGCTCAAGCTGTCCCTCGCGGCCAGCATGGTCAACCTGTTGAGCCTCGCCTCGGTCGCCGGCGTGCACACCCTGTTGCAGGGCTGGCAGGCTGGCCGGGGCACGCTCCGGCAGTCGCCGCCCGCGCTCCTGGCCGCGATGATCAACATCGCCAGCGGCATGATCGTCGTCATCCTCATCGCGGCCACCTGGTGGTCGCTGCTGCTGCTCGGGGCCCTCCTCGTCGCCCTGGCCCTCGTCTACCGGGCGTACGCGCAGTTCTTCCGGCAGCACCGCACCCTCACCGACATGTACGAGCTGAGCCGCGCGGTCAGCGAGAGCGGCGAGTACGGCACCCTGCCCGACGCCCTCCTGGGCCGCGTGCGCGCGCTCATGCAGGCGGAGTACGCGACGCTCTGGCTGCCCGCGCAGGGCAGGCACCCCGAGGTGCTGCTCACCGCCCGCAACGACGCCCCCGGTCTGCTCGACTTCGCCAAGACCCCGGTCGTCCTGCGGGAACGGGCCCGGGACGCGGGCCGCACCGTGGCCGTCGGCCGAGGGTTGACGACCGACGGCGACCTGCGCGCCCCGCTGTCGGCGCACCGGGTCAAGGACGTCATCGTCCTTCCCCTGCGCTCCGGTCAGGCGGTCATCGGGACGCTGGAGGTGGCCAACCGGCTGGGGGACAGCAACCACTTCGTCCGCACCGACGTGCCGCTCTTCGAGACGGTGGCGGCGCACGCGGCGGTGGCGCTGGAGAATTCGCGGCTGGTCGACCGGCTCCGGCACGACGCCAGCCACGACACGCTCACCCGGCTGCCCAACCGGCGGCGGATCACGGGCGCGCTGGAGGAGGCCGTCAAGATCCGGGCGCCCGGCGAGGTCGTGGCCCTGCTGCTGTTCGACGTCGACCGGCTGCGCCAGGTCAACGAGTCGCTCGGGCACGCCGCCGGCGACAAGGTCCTGGTGGAGGTCGCCAACCGGCTGCGTGCCTGCGTACCCTCGTCGGCCCTGGTCGGACGGGCCGGCGGGGACGAGTTCCTGGTGACGCTGCGGCTGGAGAGCGCGGAGGCGGCGGTGGAACTGGCCGCGCAGTTGCGCGAGCAGATCCGCGACGAGATGGTCTTCGACGCGCTCACCCTCGACGTGGACACGGCCGTCGGTGTCGCCGTGCATCCCGACCACGGCAGCGACGCGGCGTCCCTGCTGCAACGGGTGGACCTGGCCGCGACGGCGGCCAAGTCCGTACCGGGCAGCGTGCAGCTGTTCAGCCCGGCGCTGGAGTCGCGGTCGTTGCGGCGGCTCGGCCTCGCCGGCGACCTGCGGCGGGCCCTGGACGACGGCGAGCTGGAGGTCTACTTCCAGCCCAAGGTGACGCTGCGCGACCGTCGGCTGGTCGGCGTGGAGTGCCTGGCCCGCTGGGAGCATCCGGCGCACGGCACGGTCGCGCCGGAGGACTTCGTGGCGGTGGCCGAGCACACCGGTCAGCTCGGCCGGTTCACCGAGCTCGTGCTCCGGGAGGGGCTGCGGCGCAGCCGGGACTGGACGCACGCCGGCCAGCCGCTCGCCGTCGCGGTCAACCTCTCCGCCCGTACGCTCACCGACCAGCACTTCCCGGCCCGCGTCAAGGAGCTGCTCGACGAGTACGGCGTGGCGCCGCAGCTGCTCACGCTGGAGATCAAGGAGGCCGGAGTGCTGGACGGCACCGACCGGCCCATCCCGACCCTGCGGCGGCTGCGGGACCTCGGCGTACGGCTGTCGGTGGACGACTTCGGCACCGGCGACTCGTCCCTGGCCCACCTGCGCCGGCTGCCGGTGCACGAGGTGAAGGTCGACCGCTCGTTCGTGCAGGGCATGGCGACGGACCCGGGCGACCTGGCGATCGTCAACGCGGTGGTCACGCTCTCCCAGCAGTTCGGCCTGGCCGTGGTCGCCGAGGGCGTGGAGAGCGAGCTGACGCTGGAGTTGCTCCAGGACATCGGCTGCGAGATCGGCCAGGGCTTCCTGTTCAGCCGCCCGCTGCCGTACGAGCGGCTGGAGGCCTGGTTCGGTGCCCAGGTGGACCCGGAGACGATCTCGCCGGGGGAGCTGCCCCGGCTGCGGGCCGTGCCCTGA
- the rpmG gene encoding 50S ribosomal protein L33 encodes MAKATDVRPKITLACVECKERNYITRKNRRNDPDRIELKKFCPRDGKHTVHRETR; translated from the coding sequence GTGGCGAAGGCGACCGATGTCCGGCCGAAGATCACTTTGGCGTGTGTGGAGTGCAAGGAGCGCAACTACATCACGCGCAAGAACCGTCGTAACGACCCCGACCGCATCGAGCTGAAGAAGTTCTGCCCGCGGGACGGCAAGCACACGGTCCACCGCGAGACCCGCTGA
- a CDS encoding MaoC family dehydratase N-terminal domain-containing protein, producing the protein MSLDPSFVGRTYPPTAPYQVGREKIREFATAIGTADPAHHDPAAARALGHPDVVAPPTFPIVLTLAANQQIIDDPDLGVDYSRVVHGDQRFAYTRPVVAGDELVCVSVIDDVSSRGGHGFLTTRTEVATAAGEPVVTVWSKLVVRGEG; encoded by the coding sequence ATGTCCCTGGACCCGTCCTTCGTCGGCCGGACGTATCCGCCGACCGCCCCCTACCAGGTGGGCAGAGAAAAGATCCGCGAGTTCGCCACGGCGATCGGCACCGCCGATCCGGCCCACCACGACCCCGCGGCCGCCCGTGCGCTGGGCCACCCGGACGTGGTCGCCCCGCCGACCTTCCCCATCGTGCTGACCCTGGCGGCCAACCAGCAGATCATCGACGACCCGGATCTCGGCGTCGACTACAGCCGCGTCGTCCACGGCGACCAGCGCTTCGCCTACACCCGTCCCGTGGTGGCGGGGGACGAGCTGGTCTGCGTCAGCGTCATCGACGACGTCAGCAGCCGTGGCGGGCACGGCTTCCTGACCACCCGCACCGAGGTCGCCACTGCGGCCGGCGAGCCGGTGGTCACGGTCTGGTCGAAGCTCGTCGTACGTGGGGAGGGCTGA
- a CDS encoding MaoC family dehydratase, with protein MELPTRTFRVTRADLVRYAGASGDFNPIHWSDRTATKVGLPGVIAHGMFTMALVGRAVAEWAGAPDAIVDYNVRFTRPVVVPDDDEGTEIEVSAKVREVTEDGLTRLDVTAVCGGEKVLSQARATVRTAR; from the coding sequence ATGGAGCTGCCAACCAGGACGTTCCGGGTGACGCGCGCGGACCTGGTCCGCTACGCCGGCGCCTCCGGGGACTTCAACCCGATCCACTGGAGCGACCGGACCGCGACGAAGGTGGGTCTGCCGGGCGTGATCGCCCACGGCATGTTCACCATGGCGCTGGTGGGCCGCGCGGTGGCGGAGTGGGCCGGGGCGCCCGACGCGATCGTCGACTACAACGTGCGTTTCACCCGGCCGGTGGTCGTCCCCGACGACGACGAGGGCACCGAGATCGAGGTCTCGGCAAAGGTCCGGGAGGTCACCGAGGACGGCCTGACCAGGCTCGACGTGACCGCCGTCTGCGGTGGCGAGAAGGTGCTGTCGCAGGCGCGGGCGACCGTCCGGACGGCCCGCTGA
- the secE gene encoding preprotein translocase subunit SecE has protein sequence MADKKRRGEDAGDDRLHDEVVDDVADDDATDAEEPVSRGGTATRSRAKADSADSKPKTKAETDRVGLFGRIARFIREVVAELRKVIWPTRKELLTYTAVVVAFVAVMLTIVAGLDFAFAKGVLWVFGNPS, from the coding sequence GTGGCCGACAAGAAGCGGCGCGGCGAGGACGCCGGCGACGACCGTCTGCACGACGAGGTCGTCGACGACGTGGCCGACGACGACGCCACCGACGCGGAGGAGCCGGTTTCCCGCGGCGGCACCGCGACGCGGTCGCGGGCGAAGGCGGATTCGGCGGACAGCAAGCCGAAGACCAAGGCGGAGACCGATCGGGTCGGTCTGTTCGGCCGCATCGCCCGATTCATCCGCGAGGTCGTGGCGGAACTGCGTAAGGTCATCTGGCCGACCCGCAAGGAGCTGCTGACCTACACGGCCGTGGTGGTCGCCTTCGTCGCGGTGATGCTGACGATCGTGGCCGGCCTTGACTTCGCCTTCGCGAAGGGCGTGCTGTGGGTCTTCGGCAACCCCAGCTGA
- the nusG gene encoding transcription termination/antitermination protein NusG, with amino-acid sequence MPEYDETAETTDEQSTVATAAGDESVEAASEPEFPTTEPAPDEDYDPVAELRQKLRYAPGDWYVVHSYAGYENKVKTNLETRITSLDMEDYIYQVEVPTREEVEVKNGKRSQIQAKVFPGYILVRMELTAESYSCVRNTPGVTGFVGATDRADRPAPLSLDEVLKWLAPAVETEQKKAKPEIKVLDFEVGDSVTVTDGAFASLPATISEINADQQKLKVLVSIFGRETPVELNFNQVAKI; translated from the coding sequence GTGCCTGAGTACGACGAGACCGCCGAGACCACGGACGAGCAGTCCACGGTGGCGACGGCGGCTGGTGACGAGTCGGTCGAGGCCGCCAGCGAGCCGGAGTTCCCCACCACCGAGCCCGCGCCGGACGAGGACTACGACCCGGTCGCCGAGCTGCGGCAGAAGCTGCGCTACGCGCCGGGCGACTGGTACGTGGTGCACTCGTACGCCGGCTACGAGAACAAGGTCAAGACCAACCTCGAGACCCGGATCACGAGCCTCGACATGGAGGACTACATCTACCAGGTCGAGGTGCCGACCCGGGAAGAGGTGGAGGTCAAGAACGGGAAGCGGTCGCAGATCCAGGCCAAGGTCTTCCCGGGCTACATCCTCGTCCGGATGGAGCTGACCGCCGAGTCCTACTCCTGCGTTCGCAACACGCCGGGCGTCACCGGCTTCGTGGGCGCCACGGACCGGGCCGACCGGCCGGCCCCGCTCTCCCTCGACGAGGTGCTGAAGTGGCTGGCGCCGGCGGTCGAGACCGAGCAGAAGAAGGCCAAGCCCGAGATCAAGGTCCTCGACTTCGAGGTCGGCGACTCGGTCACCGTCACCGACGGCGCCTTCGCCTCGCTGCCGGCGACGATCAGTGAGATCAACGCCGACCAGCAGAAGCTCAAGGTGCTGGTGTCGATCTTCGGCCGCGAGACGCCGGTGGAGCTGAACTTCAACCAGGTCGCCAAGATCTGA
- the rplK gene encoding 50S ribosomal protein L11 produces the protein MPPKKKLVKTFTLQLPAGQATPAPPVGPALGQHGVNIMEFCKSYNAQTESQRGDIVPAEISVYEDRSFTFVLKTPPAARLLIKAAGVQKGSGVPHKEKVGSVSRAQLREIAEKKMADLNANDIDQAEKIIAGTARSMGLNVTD, from the coding sequence ATGCCTCCGAAGAAGAAGCTCGTCAAGACGTTCACGCTTCAGCTGCCGGCGGGCCAGGCCACTCCGGCGCCGCCGGTCGGCCCCGCGCTCGGCCAGCACGGCGTGAACATCATGGAGTTCTGCAAGTCCTACAACGCGCAGACCGAGTCCCAGCGGGGCGACATCGTCCCCGCCGAGATCAGCGTCTACGAGGACCGCAGCTTCACCTTCGTGCTGAAGACCCCGCCCGCCGCCCGGCTGCTGATCAAGGCCGCCGGTGTGCAGAAGGGCTCGGGCGTCCCGCACAAGGAGAAGGTCGGCTCGGTCAGCCGCGCCCAGCTGCGTGAGATCGCCGAGAAGAAGATGGCCGACCTCAACGCCAACGACATCGACCAGGCTGAGAAGATCATCGCCGGCACCGCCCGGTCGATGGGCCTCAACGTCACCGACTGA
- the rplA gene encoding 50S ribosomal protein L1, with protein MQRSKSYRKAAEVIDRSKLYTPAEAVKLAKDTTTAKFDATVEVAMRLGVDPRKADQMVRGVVNLPHGTGKTARVIVFAAGAKAEEAVAAGADEVGTDELVARIQGGWLDFDAAIATPDQMAKIGRIARILGPRGLMPNPKTGTVTMDVTKAVSDIKGGKITFRVDKHSNLHLIIGKASFSESQLIDNYAAVLDEVLRAKPSAAKGKYLKKVTLTTTMGPGVPVDPNVVKNLQEASAEG; from the coding sequence ATGCAGCGCAGCAAGAGCTACCGCAAGGCCGCCGAGGTCATCGACCGGTCGAAGCTCTACACCCCCGCCGAGGCCGTGAAGCTGGCCAAGGACACCACCACCGCCAAGTTCGACGCCACGGTCGAGGTCGCCATGCGCCTCGGCGTCGACCCCCGCAAGGCGGACCAGATGGTCCGTGGCGTGGTCAACCTGCCGCACGGCACCGGTAAGACCGCCCGCGTGATCGTCTTCGCCGCCGGCGCGAAGGCCGAGGAGGCCGTCGCCGCCGGTGCGGACGAGGTGGGCACCGACGAGCTGGTCGCCCGGATCCAGGGCGGTTGGCTCGACTTCGACGCGGCGATCGCCACGCCGGACCAGATGGCCAAGATCGGTCGGATCGCGCGGATCCTGGGCCCGCGCGGTCTCATGCCGAACCCGAAGACCGGCACGGTGACCATGGACGTCACCAAGGCCGTCTCGGACATCAAGGGCGGTAAGATCACCTTCCGGGTGGACAAGCACTCCAACCTGCACCTCATCATCGGCAAGGCCTCGTTCTCCGAGTCCCAGCTGATCGACAACTACGCGGCGGTCCTCGACGAGGTCCTGCGGGCCAAGCCGTCCGCCGCGAAGGGCAAGTACCTCAAGAAGGTCACCCTCACCACCACCATGGGCCCGGGCGTCCCGGTCGACCCCAACGTGGTGAAGAACCTTCAGGAGGCCTCGGCCGAGGGCTGA
- a CDS encoding ATP-binding cassette domain-containing protein, translating into MRLENVWLRYRRRGPWVLREAAVRVGPGEVVVVLGRNGVGKSTLLQVAAGVLRPSRGRVTGRPRHVGWVPERFPADQPFTVAHYLTAMGRVAGLDPAAAAHAVDHWTSRLGLAGFHRVRLPELSKGTAQKVGLAQAMLRTPGLLVLDEPWEGLDAATRDLVPALIDEVATAGGSVLVSDHRGEIARLPGARRWTVADGTVTEAAPSADAPLAVVEVAVPAARVEGTVARLRADGHRIVGVRRPAEPAPDGPLPGAVDAVGAPEATGGTTGGSS; encoded by the coding sequence GTGCGCCTGGAGAACGTCTGGCTGCGCTACCGGCGGCGGGGACCGTGGGTGCTGCGGGAAGCCGCGGTGCGGGTCGGCCCCGGTGAGGTCGTGGTCGTGCTCGGCCGCAACGGTGTGGGCAAGTCGACCCTGCTCCAGGTGGCCGCCGGGGTGCTGCGCCCGAGCCGGGGGCGGGTGACCGGTCGACCCCGGCACGTCGGGTGGGTGCCGGAGCGCTTCCCGGCCGATCAGCCGTTCACCGTCGCGCACTACCTGACCGCCATGGGCCGGGTCGCCGGCCTCGATCCGGCCGCCGCCGCCCACGCGGTCGACCACTGGACGTCCCGGCTGGGCCTGGCCGGGTTCCACCGCGTCCGGCTGCCGGAGCTGTCCAAGGGCACCGCCCAGAAGGTCGGCCTGGCCCAGGCGATGCTGCGTACGCCCGGCCTGCTGGTGCTCGACGAACCGTGGGAGGGCCTCGACGCCGCGACCCGGGACCTGGTCCCCGCGCTGATCGACGAGGTGGCCACGGCGGGCGGTTCGGTGCTGGTCAGCGACCACCGTGGCGAGATCGCCCGGCTGCCCGGCGCCCGCCGGTGGACGGTGGCGGACGGCACGGTCACCGAGGCCGCGCCGTCGGCGGACGCGCCACTCGCGGTGGTCGAGGTCGCGGTCCCGGCCGCGCGGGTCGAGGGCACCGTCGCCCGGTTGCGCGCCGATGGCCACCGGATCGTCGGCGTACGCCGGCCCGCCGAGCCCGCCCCCGACGGGCCGTTGCCGGGGGCCGTGGACGCGGTGGGGGCCCCGGAGGCCACGGGCGGGACCACCGGAGGGTCGTCGTGA
- the rplJ gene encoding 50S ribosomal protein L10 codes for MADKPIRADKATAVAELTESFRNAGATVLTEYRGLTVSQLTQLRRSLGQETSYTVAKNTLAKRAATDAGISGLDEMFTGPTALTFVSGDVVEAAKGLRDFAKANPKLVIKGGVFEGRAITAAEVTKLADLESREVLLAKLAGAMKGNLSKAAALFQAPLSKTARLAAALQDKREKEGAEAA; via the coding sequence ATGGCGGACAAGCCGATCCGGGCCGACAAGGCCACGGCCGTCGCTGAGCTGACCGAGAGCTTCCGCAACGCGGGTGCCACGGTGCTGACCGAGTACCGCGGTCTGACGGTTTCCCAGCTCACCCAGCTGCGGCGCTCGCTTGGCCAGGAGACCAGCTACACGGTCGCGAAGAACACGCTCGCGAAGCGTGCCGCGACCGACGCTGGCATCTCCGGCCTCGACGAGATGTTCACCGGTCCTACCGCGCTGACTTTCGTTTCGGGCGACGTCGTCGAGGCGGCGAAGGGGCTTCGCGACTTCGCGAAGGCCAACCCGAAGCTCGTCATCAAGGGCGGTGTCTTCGAGGGCAGGGCCATTACCGCGGCCGAGGTCACGAAGCTCGCCGACCTGGAGTCCCGTGAGGTGCTGCTGGCCAAGCTGGCCGGCGCGATGAAGGGCAACCTGAGCAAGGCCGCGGCCCTGTTCCAGGCCCCGCTGTCGAAGACCGCCCGTCTGGCGGCCGCCCTGCAGGACAAGCGCGAGAAGGAGGGCGCCGAGGCGGCCTGA
- the rplL gene encoding 50S ribosomal protein L7/L12, giving the protein MAKLSTDELLDAFKEMTLIELSEFVKQFEETFEVTAAAPVAVAGPAGPAAAAPVEEEKDEFDVILDADGGKKIQVIKVVRELTGLGLKEAKDLVEAAPKAVLEKANKETAEKAKAKLEGEGAKVTLK; this is encoded by the coding sequence ATGGCGAAGCTCAGCACCGACGAGCTGCTCGACGCGTTCAAGGAGATGACGCTGATCGAGCTCTCCGAGTTCGTGAAGCAGTTCGAGGAGACCTTCGAGGTCACCGCCGCGGCTCCGGTCGCCGTCGCCGGCCCGGCCGGCCCGGCCGCCGCCGCCCCGGTCGAGGAGGAGAAGGACGAGTTCGACGTCATCCTCGACGCCGACGGTGGCAAGAAGATCCAGGTCATCAAGGTCGTGCGCGAGCTGACCGGCCTGGGCCTCAAGGAGGCCAAGGACCTGGTCGAGGCCGCTCCGAAGGCCGTCCTGGAGAAGGCCAACAAGGAGACCGCCGAGAAGGCCAAGGCCAAGCTCGAGGGCGAGGGCGCCAAGGTCACCCTCAAGTGA